The Fibrobacter succinogenes genome includes a window with the following:
- a CDS encoding OST-HTH/LOTUS domain-containing protein, whose protein sequence is MNAIRTAIKEEAEEAGWAVASKVSQQINRIISLSPKNFGYSKWQSLIRATDYFEESKNSKGQLVFRIKNK, encoded by the coding sequence ATGAATGCAATACGCACGGCAATAAAAGAGGAAGCGGAAGAAGCTGGTTGGGCTGTAGCATCAAAAGTTTCACAGCAAATAAACCGAATAATATCTTTAAGTCCAAAGAACTTTGGCTACTCAAAATGGCAATCCCTAATTCGAGCAACCGACTATTTCGAAGAAAGCAAAAATTCCAAAGGTCAACTAGTATTTCGAATCAAGAACAAATAA